One Acinetobacter pullicarnis genomic region harbors:
- a CDS encoding class I SAM-dependent methyltransferase, translated as MSVTWTNGYQTDVNYTYGYYKDLSPSYQRFCLLLNGVDSSFSSEQHTHCELGFGQGVSINVHAAASDSIYWGTDFNPTHAAHANQLAAQSKVQHHFFDDSFEELLNRTDLPQFDSIGLHGIWSWISYENQLIILKFIRHHLKPNGIVYLSYNCMTGWASNVPVRELLYSHFKFNSKSHDPTQKVKDALQFSEALIEQDPIYAQRNPQAKRKLNDLKKQNPNYLIHEYLNQDWQCFSFQQVVRLFEETKLSFAGSTDLNKHISNINLTEEQQVFLNKIEHPIFKEQCLDYFMATQFRRDLFVRGGQSLTALQVKERLRDTYFVILNKTEDLPKTITGYLGEFNLIEEIYQKIGEKFTTEKYRPLTLRTLEESLPSLNYEKILNALIVLCHLGYAQPCQNHAPSDQVLEQCHNLNKQLLNASKFHANYQVLISPLTGIGVPVNHLNQLFYAAYYLDGLKTEQLLAEYVQKVFDNLGWSLLSEQQETVTDPKESIKILKKNARVFLDGAVIAIADQLRFFA; from the coding sequence ATGAGCGTAACGTGGACGAATGGATATCAAACTGATGTTAATTATACCTATGGTTATTATAAGGATTTGAGTCCAAGTTATCAGCGGTTTTGTTTGCTGCTCAATGGAGTAGATAGCTCATTTTCGAGTGAGCAGCATACGCATTGTGAGCTAGGCTTTGGTCAAGGGGTGAGTATAAACGTTCATGCCGCAGCCTCTGACAGTATTTACTGGGGAACTGATTTTAATCCTACTCACGCTGCACACGCCAATCAGTTGGCTGCACAGAGTAAAGTTCAACATCACTTTTTTGATGATAGCTTTGAAGAGTTGCTTAATCGCACAGATCTCCCACAGTTTGACTCTATCGGTTTGCATGGTATTTGGAGCTGGATTAGTTATGAAAATCAACTCATTATTCTCAAGTTTATACGTCATCATTTAAAACCTAATGGTATTGTCTATCTGAGTTATAACTGTATGACCGGTTGGGCATCGAATGTTCCGGTTCGCGAATTACTCTATAGCCACTTTAAATTTAATAGCAAAAGCCATGATCCGACTCAAAAAGTAAAAGATGCTTTGCAGTTTAGTGAGGCGCTGATCGAGCAAGATCCAATCTATGCACAACGAAATCCGCAAGCCAAGCGGAAATTAAATGATTTAAAAAAACAAAATCCAAACTATTTGATTCATGAGTACTTGAATCAGGATTGGCAGTGCTTTTCATTTCAACAAGTGGTTCGGTTATTTGAAGAAACCAAATTGAGTTTTGCTGGATCGACAGATTTAAATAAACATATTTCTAATATTAATTTAACGGAAGAGCAGCAAGTATTCTTAAATAAAATTGAGCATCCGATCTTTAAAGAACAATGCTTGGATTATTTCATGGCAACGCAATTTCGACGCGATTTATTTGTTCGTGGTGGACAAAGCTTAACCGCGCTGCAAGTGAAAGAAAGGCTTAGAGATACTTATTTTGTAATACTGAATAAAACTGAAGATCTTCCAAAAACCATTACAGGCTATTTGGGTGAATTCAATCTGATTGAAGAAATTTACCAAAAAATTGGTGAGAAATTTACGACGGAAAAATATCGCCCTCTAACCTTGAGAACATTGGAAGAGAGTTTACCGAGCTTAAATTATGAGAAAATCTTAAATGCATTGATTGTATTGTGTCATTTAGGTTATGCGCAACCTTGTCAAAACCATGCACCAAGCGATCAAGTTCTTGAACAATGTCATAACTTAAATAAACAGCTATTGAATGCATCGAAATTCCATGCGAACTATCAAGTGTTAATCAGCCCATTAACGGGAATAGGTGTGCCTGTAAACCACTTAAATCAGTTGTTTTATGCAGCTTATTATTTAGATGGATTGAAAACAGAACAATTACTGGCAGAATATGTTCAAAAGGTTTTTGATAATTTAGGTTGGTCATTACTGTCAGAGCAACAGGAAACCGTTACTGATCCGAAAGAAAGCATCAAGATTTTGAAGAAAAATGCACGAGTATTTCTAGATGGTGCTGTAATTGCAATCGCTGATCAGCTCCGTTTTTTTGCTTAA
- a CDS encoding L-threonylcarbamoyladenylate synthase: MLHLRIHPDNPQPRLITQAVERIRAGDVVVYPTDAAYAIGCQIGNKSAMERIAQIRGLGPKHQYAILCADLSDIATYARVDNAMYRLLKANTPAVTTFILPATSEVPKRLMHAKKKTIGLRVPNNLICQLLLKELGEPLLTSTLILPNQDLPLDDPYEIEQQLEKRIDVFIDSGFGTLTSTSIVDLSTPNPEVIRRGVGDVSAFE; encoded by the coding sequence ATGCTCCATTTAAGAATACATCCTGATAACCCACAACCTCGCCTGATTACTCAAGCAGTCGAACGTATTCGTGCTGGTGATGTCGTGGTCTACCCGACCGATGCGGCTTATGCCATTGGCTGCCAAATAGGAAATAAAAGTGCCATGGAGCGAATTGCGCAAATCCGTGGTCTAGGCCCGAAACACCAATATGCAATTCTCTGTGCAGATTTATCCGATATTGCCACCTATGCGCGGGTCGATAATGCCATGTATCGTCTATTGAAAGCCAACACTCCGGCAGTGACGACCTTTATCTTGCCTGCGACAAGTGAAGTGCCTAAACGGTTAATGCATGCCAAAAAGAAAACCATTGGTCTACGCGTTCCTAACAATTTAATTTGCCAATTGTTATTAAAAGAACTGGGTGAACCGTTATTAACCAGCACGCTTATTTTGCCCAATCAAGACTTGCCACTCGATGATCCTTATGAAATTGAGCAACAATTAGAAAAGCGTATTGATGTGTTTATTGACAGTGGCTTTGGAACTTTAACCAGCACCAGTATTGTTGACCTTTCAACTCCAAACCCAGAGGTTATCCGTCGTGGTGTCGGGGATGTGAGTGCATTTGAATAA